The Paraburkholderia hospita region TGCTGCGCCGCCTGCGTGTGAAGCTCCACGGCCGCCGCATGATGTTTTGCCACGTCCGCGGCACTTACGCCTGAGCCGGTCGATGGAGGCGTTATCGACGGCGTATTGGTGCTGTGCGCACCAGCGTCGTGTGCGTGATCGATCGCATGCAACGTGTGGCCATGGGCCATCATCGCCTGATGTGCGGCGTGAGCAAAGTCTCGACCTTCCTCGAAATGCCGGGAAGCCTCGCGGTGATGTCGCGCGGCCTGCTCGTGGTGTGACGCCGCGGCTTCGAGATGCCCCTTCTTGCTATGCTTCGTGTTCACGCCGGCTCCTGTGCAACTTCAGAACTAACTCCGATGGCGACCGATTCGAAGATACAGTGGTGGGTCGTAACGAGATCCTAATCTACATCACTTGCGCCTTCTGTGGCATTTGCGTTTCGTGGAAAATCAGCATCACGTTCGGCCTGCTTTTCGAACCGTGTGTTGTGGTGAGCGTGCGTATTGGATCGCGCGAACCGGAACAAAGCCGTGTAGAGCCTCTTTAGTTTTCTCAGTCGTGCAGAAAAGAGGGCGAACCGGCACTTGGTAGCGAGCAGAACCTGCAGCCACTATGTGAATCCGCCGGTGCCAGTCGGAGGGTCGCAGTCTCCGAAAGGGTCGGCATTGGATATTCGAGGGGACGCCTGTCTCAACCACGGGGGTTCGACATCGAACTTCCGGATACGGCCAAGCGTCAATCGCTCGCACCGTCGCTCAGACATTCAGGCGTCCGTTCCGCATCATGGGGACCCGCTCGACGGAGGTGAGAGCTGCCATTCGCCGACGCCGGTTGGTGAATGGCGGCAAATCAACCCGCAGTCGACGCACCGACACCTGTCGCTGAACGTCGGCTAAGGCCGACATCCGTGCTTTGAGTATCGGGCGGGTTTCGTTCAGGGTTTATCGACGCCTGTTGACATGCGCGGAGGCAGGCACATTCCTGCGGCCGATGGCAGGCATCGAATAAACCTTAACGCCCAGCAGTCGTCGGCCAGAACTGTCACTCAAGCTCGCCTCGCGGGTTTCTCGATAGCGGTCACCCGGGAGCCGTTCCCGGAATTGCCAGATGGCGTGGCATCGGATGGATCATCCACGCATTAGATGTATTGGCGGGGCATCGCAGCGCTACGGGAGCGGATGAAGTTGAAGAAAGACAGCTGTGGCGTTGCGGGCACGTGCCGCGACTTCGCGTGAGTTCGGCCGCTCGGCGACGCCAAGCAACAGGCTAACCATCAAATTACCCCACAGCAACCCGCCGTACTGTTCGGCAAGGTCGGCAGGACGGCCATTCAGAAGTCCGGACGCCTGAGCCCGGGCCATGATTTGACGCAAGGCGGCACGACTTGTCTCTCGCCCTGTCGAGTCGAGCGCTTGCGCCACCTCGGGCGCGTGGACCGCCTCGGCGATTGCCAGTCGGAAGACCGCGATGACCGTTGGATCGGTGATCTCGCGGACGAGCTGCGTCCCGAGGGAAGTCAATACGTTCGCGAGTGTCTCGCGGTCGTGCGGCACAGGCAAGTCAGCGGGTACCTGCAGTCTCGTGGCGCGCGCGCTGATGCATGCGATTAGCATTTCCTTCTTGTTGCCCACCAGCGCATAAAGTTCTCGTTTCGAAACCCGCGCGCGCGTGGCGATCTCAAGCGTGCTGGTCGCCGCGTAGCCACTCGTCATGAACGACGCAAAGGCTGCATCGAGAATACGCGCGCGCACCTCAGTTTCGTCGCGGCCTTCCTGGCGGTCCTTTGACAGCGATACCTTGGTCATCATTGTCTATCTTGACATTCGGTACCGCAGAGTACCATACTGGAGCAACCATCTGGTACTTATGAGTACCACGACTGCTCGGAGGCGATCGTGCTCAAGCCAAGGATCCTCGTAACCGGCGCGACCGGGAAGACCGGCAGCGTCGTCGTTGCCGAACTGCTGAAGGCCGGCTATCCCGTACGCGCCATGGTGCGCCGGGAAGATGGCCGCAGCGTGCGACTGAAAACGCAGGGGGCCGAGATAGCGGTCGTCGACATGAGTGACGTCGAGCGCGTCGCCGACGCGCTGAAAGACGTTCAGCGCGCCTACTTTTGTCCGCCTTTCGATCCCTACATGATTCAGGGCGCGGTCGCGTTCGCCGTCGCCGCCAGGGAATCCGGGCTCGAACACATCGTTAGCCTGACCCAGTGGCTGTCGAGTCCCTCGCATCCCGCCCTCATGACCCGGCAGCTTTGGCTCGTCGATCGGCTGTTCTCGATGACGCCGGGAGTCGCGCATACGATTGTGAGGCCGGGCTTCTTCGCTGACGCCTACCTCGCACTGACTGGATTTGCTGCGCACCTCGGAGTATTTCCCTGGATCTATGGCGATAGCCGTAACGCGCCACCGTCCAACGAGGATATCGCGCGAGTCGCCGTCGCGGCCCTGATGGATCCTGCGCGCCACGCCGGGAAGCGCTACCGCCCCACTGGACCGGAACTCCTTGGCGCGGGGGACATGGCCAAGGCGATCGGCCGGGCCGTCGGGCGATCGGTCAAGGTCGTGCCGATGCCGATCTGGCTATTCATGAAGGCTGCCCGGATGGGCGGCTTGCCGATCGACCTGATCAGCGGCGTTCGCTACTACATTGACGATCACAAACGCGGGGCTTTTGAGCTGGGCGCTCCGACCACGGACGTGCTCGATTTGACTGGTCAGCCAGCCGAGGACTTCGAGACGATCGCGCGTCGCTACGCGGCGCTTCCAGGCAACCGGCGGACGCCTGGCAATTGGCTTCGCCAGTTCGCGCAGTTCGTGTTCGCCCCGCTCAGCGCCGGTTTCGATCTCGAGCGCTACGACCGTGAACTACGCCGTCCGTTTCCGTCAGAACCGCAGTTTGCTTCTGAGTCCGAGGTCTGGCTGCGCGAGCATGCCATGGCTCACGCGGAGCGAGGCGC contains the following coding sequences:
- a CDS encoding TetR/AcrR family transcriptional regulator is translated as MMTKVSLSKDRQEGRDETEVRARILDAAFASFMTSGYAATSTLEIATRARVSKRELYALVGNKKEMLIACISARATRLQVPADLPVPHDRETLANVLTSLGTQLVREITDPTVIAVFRLAIAEAVHAPEVAQALDSTGRETSRAALRQIMARAQASGLLNGRPADLAEQYGGLLWGNLMVSLLLGVAERPNSREVAARARNATAVFLQLHPLP
- a CDS encoding NmrA family NAD(P)-binding protein, producing MLKPRILVTGATGKTGSVVVAELLKAGYPVRAMVRREDGRSVRLKTQGAEIAVVDMSDVERVADALKDVQRAYFCPPFDPYMIQGAVAFAVAARESGLEHIVSLTQWLSSPSHPALMTRQLWLVDRLFSMTPGVAHTIVRPGFFADAYLALTGFAAHLGVFPWIYGDSRNAPPSNEDIARVAVAALMDPARHAGKRYRPTGPELLGAGDMAKAIGRAVGRSVKVVPMPIWLFMKAARMGGLPIDLISGVRYYIDDHKRGAFELGAPTTDVLDLTGQPAEDFETIARRYAALPGNRRTPGNWLRQFAQFVFAPLSAGFDLERYDRELRRPFPSEPQFASESEVWLREHAMAHAERGAVTTELRTLRA